The Candidatus Binatia bacterium genome includes the window ATAACTCTGATCCGATCCCTATTAATTCTTCCCGCCAAGACGCCAAGTACGCAAAGAAGAACTTTTTAATATTCCATTCTTTTCTTGGCGTCCTTTGCGGCTTTGCGCGAGATGGATGCCCGAATCATTTCTGCTACTCTCGGGTAGCGAACCTGCTACCTTTCGATCGCTCTCCTAATTCTCGAACGGCTCGCGGCATTAAAAATGAGCCGTGATTTCAACGTCTTGACATCGGTGCGCCACCTGCGCGATGTGGCACGGGCCTTGCCATTGAACTTAGCCGGAGAAAACCATGAGCAGAGGCGTAGTGTTCTTATTCGCTACGATCCTCGATTTCGCAGCCAAGAACCGGCTCCCGGCGATGTATACGGCCCCTGTATGGGTCGAGTCAGGCGGTCTCATGAGCTATGCGCCGGACATCCTCGGTAACTGGCGGCGCGCCGCCTACTTCGTCGACAAGATCCTCAAAGGCGCGAAGCCCGCCGACATTCCCGTCGAGCAGCCGACGAAATTCGAGCTGGTAATCAACCTGAAGGCGGCGAAGCAGATCGGCCTGACGATTCCGCCGAACGTGCTGGCAAGGGCGGATAAGGTGATCAAGTAATCGTGAAGCGTGAAACGTGAGGCGTGAGGCGAAAAAAATGAAAAAAACCTTTTGTACTGTTCTTTGCGCCATGCTCTTTGCGCTTCGCTTTTCAGCAGAGGCACAGCAACCTAAGAAAGTCCCGCGGATAGGTTTTTTATCACCATCCTTTTCTTCCGATCCCTTACTCAACATCCAGGCTTTTCGCCAAGGTCTCCGTGACTTGGGCTACCTCGAAGGCCAGAATATTATCATCGAGTACCGCTTTGCTGAGGAGAAGATAGATCGACTTCCCCAACTCGCTGCCGAGCTGGTAAGGCTCAATCCTGACGTGATCGTCACCAGCACTACCCCAGGTGTTCTGGCTGCAATAAAAGCAACAACGACGATCCCGATCGTTGTCGGGGCCGCTGGCGATCTTGTTCAACGAGGAGTTGTCGCAAGCCTTGCGCGGCCGGGTGGGAACATCACGGGGCTGATCTTCATTAGCCGGGAGCTAGACGGTAAGCGCCTGGAGCTACTCAAGGAGGTAGCTCCGAAGATCTCCCGTGTGGCTTACCTGGTCAATCCGGCTAATCCTGCTTGGGACCGCATTCCAAAGGACCTAGAAGATGAGTCCGGGACGCTTGGTATTCGTGT containing:
- a CDS encoding ABC transporter substrate-binding protein, which encodes MKKTFCTVLCAMLFALRFSAEAQQPKKVPRIGFLSPSFSSDPLLNIQAFRQGLRDLGYLEGQNIIIEYRFAEEKIDRLPQLAAELVRLNPDVIVTSTTPGVLAAIKATTTIPIVVGAAGDLVQRGVVASLARPGGNITGLIFISRELDGKRLELLKEVAPKISRVAYLVNPANPAWDRIPKDLEDESGTLGIRVYRVEARGVDEFEAAFSVMTKSGVNALHLANDLVFTNHRKRIAELAVKQRLPSIAERKEFSEAGGLIAYGTSVADMLRRAATHVDKILKGTKPGDIPVERPSKFELVINLKTAKQIGLTIPQSVLYRADRVIK
- a CDS encoding ABC transporter substrate binding protein gives rise to the protein MSRGVVFLFATILDFAAKNRLPAMYTAPVWVESGGLMSYAPDILGNWRRAAYFVDKILKGAKPADIPVEQPTKFELVINLKAAKQIGLTIPPNVLARADKVIK